A stretch of Argiope bruennichi chromosome 10, qqArgBrue1.1, whole genome shotgun sequence DNA encodes these proteins:
- the LOC129988973 gene encoding uncharacterized protein LOC129988973, translating into MDITFYALLTVACLVLVLAMWVCAAQSTPKWGPDLTLELPPHLLQEALFPAATTSTNNTIPVRIHPVPSAPSELPCDPLLRNEHSMGMSSPPPLPPKPPVRRAPPPPVLLHMEHPVQVLPSHYMPRNKLRPVFSTFTAEEPA; encoded by the exons TTTGACTGTTGCGTGCTTGGTGCTCGTGCTCGCCATGTGGGTATGCGCCGCTCAGAGTACGCCGAAGTGGGGACCGGACCTCACTCTCGAACTGCCCCCACACCTGCTGCAAGAAGCTCTGTTCCCTGCCGCAACTACAAGCACGAACAATACGATCCCAGTTAGAATA CACCCGGTTCCCAGTGCACCTTCGGAGTTGCCGTGCGATCCCCTGCTGCGCAATGAGCATTCCATGGGCATGAGCAGCCCACCACCTCTTCCACCTAAGCCTCCCGTACGTCGCGCACCACCACCACCTGTTCTCCTGCATATGGAGCATCCCGTCCAGGTCTTGCCTTCACATTACATGCCCAGGAACAAATTGCGACCAGTGTTCAGCACTTTCACAGCCGAAGAACCTGCTTAA